A single Primulina eburnea isolate SZY01 chromosome 11, ASM2296580v1, whole genome shotgun sequence DNA region contains:
- the LOC140805615 gene encoding uncharacterized protein, with protein MASVTTISLLVSSIFFLLFDFSSLSLTRDMLAKESLIPITSASSSEFNNRVLSKIKNFPLLLLVYTTFVFSYSFIAVLSVIATVIVTSESCNNKTLSLKGLSSRILKSLRRTIATGVYTTIFVIGYVFSAIYLASPILSNSSSDTFAALGYGFLFSVFAYIIYLYTSSVWILGLVVSVLDEESCGLVALGKSSAMIKKYRFNGFFLNIFLNLITLALFIGLKIVKGGNNWLSDDPSILSGLYLVNCSCLVKIFSFVAYTVLYFECKENPDEEIELGGYGRISTTTPLFSGVP; from the coding sequence ATGGCTTCAGTAACCACAATTTCCCTACTCgtttcttcaatcttcttccTCCTCTTCGACTTCTCCTCGCTCTCGTTGACTCGCGACATGCTCGCCAAGGAATCCTTGATCCCAATCACAAGCGCATCTAGCTCGGAATTCAACAACCGTGTGCTCAGCAAAATCAAAAATTTCCCACTACTCCTCTTAGTATACACGACCTTCGTTTTTTCGTATTCTTTCATCGCAGTTCTGTCCGTGATCGCCACAGTCATAGTAACATCTGAATCTTGTAATAACAAGACTTTATCCTTGAAAGGACTGTCGTCAAGAATCTTGAAATCTTTGAGAAGGACAATTGCTACGGGGGTTTACACGACCATATTCGTGATAGGCTATGTGTTCTCGGCCATTTATTTGGCAAGCCCTATACTTTCGAATTCGTCTTCTGATACGTTTGCTGCCCTCGGATATGGTTTCTTGTTCTCTGTGTTTGCGTATATAATATATCTTTACACGTCAAGTGTTTGGATTCTTGGATTGGTTGTTTCAGTGCTGGATGAAGAAAGTTGTGGGCTCGTGGCATTGGGGAAATCTTCAGCTATGATTAAAAAATACAGGTTTAATGGGTTTTTCCTGaatattttcttgaatttgataaCTTTGGCTTTATTTATAGGTCTAAAGATTGTGAAGGGTGGTAATAATTGGTTATCAGATGACCCGAGTATTCTTTCAGGGTTGTATTTGGTGAATTGTTCTTGTTTAGTGAAGATTTTCAGTTTTGTGGCTTACACGGTTTTGTATTTCGAGTGTAAAGAAAACCCTGATGAAGAGATTGAATTGGGAGGGTATGGGAGAATTTCTACGACCACACCACTTTTCAGTGGTGTCCCTTGA
- the LOC140805887 gene encoding tetraspanin-8-like: MVRCSNNLVGILNIVTLFLSIPIIAGGIWLSKQGNTECARFLDKPVIAIGVFILLVSIAGIVGSCCRVSWLMWVYLLVMFLLIVLLFCFTIFAFVVTNKGAGEVISGKGYKEYRLGDYSNWLQKRVNKNWGKISSCLADSKICQSLIDDVSTPVDDFYRKHLSALQSGCCKPSNDCNFQYVSPTNWIGNSTSSAINTDCATWNNDSSKLCYGCESCKAGLLDNIRTEWKKVAVINIIFLVFLIIVYSVGCCAFRNNTEDNSWKRYP, translated from the exons ATGGTGCGCTGCAGCAATAATCTGGTTGGGATATTGAACATAGTCACGTTATTTCTATCGATCCCCATCATAGCCGGCGGAATATGGCTCTCGAAGCAAGGCAACACAGAGTGCGCGCGGTTTCTTGACAAGCCCGTGATCGCAATAGGAGTGTTCATTCTGCTGGTATCGATTGCAGGAATCGTGGGCTCTTGCTGCCGCGTTTCTTGGCTGATGTGGGTTTATCTATTGGTCATGTTCTTGCTGATTGTTCTATTGTTTTGCTTCACCATTTTCGCGTTTGTGGTGACTAACAAAGGCGCGGGAGAGGTTATTTCTGGGAAAGGGTATAAAGAATATAGACTTGGGGATTATTCGAATTGGTTGCAGAAAAGAGTTAACAAGAATTGGGGAAAGATTAGTAGCTGCTTGGCTGACAGTAAGATTTGCCAGAGTCTTATCGATGATGTGTCTACTCCAGTGGATGATTTTTACAGAAAGCACCTCTCTGCTCTTCAG TCCGGTTGCTGCAAGCCATCGAATGATTGTAACTTCCAATATGTTAGCCCAACGAACTGGATCGGTAACTCGACATCATCAGCCATCAACACTGACTGTGCTACCTGGAACAACGACTCGAGTAAGTTGTGCTATGGTTGCGAATCGTGCAAGGCTGGACTATTGGACAACATCAGGACTGAATGGAAGAAGGTGGCTGTTATAAACATCATATTCCTCGTTTTCCTCATCATCGTGTACTCGGTGGGGTGTTGTGCATTCCGAAACAACACGGAGGACAATTCATGGAAGCGATACCCTTGA
- the LOC140805890 gene encoding very-long-chain aldehyde decarbonylase CER3-like has protein sequence MAAPLSAWPWEILGKYKYVLYGLFAGKIMYSRYQEESLKDCWFLHIFLLCALRVLMYQGWTCYCNMLFFTRNRLIVKKGADFKQIDKEWHWDNFILLQAMVATLVMYMFPIFETMPVWNKRGITSAIALHIAISEPLYYSVHKWFHGDYLFNSYHSLHHSSPVPQAYTAGHGTFLEQLLLTILIGIPVMGSFLIGCGSLSLIYGYILIFDLLRCLGHSNVEIIPHQIFEAIPFLKYVVYTPTYHSLHHAEMDTNYCLFMPLFDALGNTLNKKSWETHKRNRVESGKNVRIPDFVFLAHVVDMSSAMHPPFCNRNIAALPYYTRIYLMPFLPLSFLAMLIMWAKSKTFLYSFYELRDRLHQSWIVPRFGFQYFLPFAAQGINQQIEEAILRANRLGVKVISLAALNKNEALNGGGRLFVDKHPDLKVRVVHGNTLTAAVILNEIPEDVTEVFLTGATSKLGRAIALYLCRKGVRVLMLTQSTERFRKIQKEAQADHQKYLVQVTKYQAAQHCKTWIVGKWITAREQRFAPSGTHFHQFVVPPVLQFRRDCTYGDLAAMKLPEDVEGLGSCEYTMGRGVVHACHAGGVVHSLEGWTHHEVGALEVDMIDVVWKAALKHGLKPVSNIII, from the exons ATGGCTGCACCCCTTTCCGCTTGGCCATGGGAAATCTTGGGTAAATATAAG TATGTCTTGTATGGGCTGTTTGCTGGGAAAATCATGTATTCAAGATATCAAGAGGAGTCCCTGAAAGATTGTTGGTTCCTTCATATCTTCCTTTTATGCGCGCTTAGAGTTTTAATGTACCAAGGGTGGACATGTTACTGCAACATGCTATTTTTTACTCGGAATCGGTTGATTGTGAAGAAAGGGGCTGATTTTAAGCAGATTGATAAAGAATGGCATTG GGATAATTTTATCTTACTTCAAGCTATGGTGGCTACTTTGGTTATGTACATGTTTCCAATTTTTGAAACAATGCCTGTATGGAACAAGAGAGGCATCACTTCAGCCATTGCACTTCACATAGCCATTTCAGAGCCTCTTTATTATTCCGTGCACAAATGGTTCCACGGAGATTATCTTTTTAATAGTTACCATTCTCTCCATCATTCATCTCCTGTGCCACAAGCCTATACAG CTGGACATGGCActtttttggaacaacttttatTGACTATCTTGATCGGGATACCAGTAATGGGTTCGTTCTTGATCGGTTGTGGATCTTTAAGCTTGATCTATGGTTACATCTTGATCTTCGATTTGCTGAGATGTTTGGGTCACTCAAATGTGGAAATCATTCCCCATCAGATTTTTGAGGCCATCCCTTTTCTCAAATACGTCGTCTATACGCCTAC GTACCACAGCCTGCATCACGCAGAGATGGACACCAATTATTGCCTTTTCATGCCCCTTTTTGATGCATTAGGAAATACTTTGAACAAAAAATCATGGGAGACGCACAAGAGAAACCGTGTAGAGTCAG GAAAAAATGTGAGAATCCCTGATTTCGTGTTTCTAGCCCATGTAGTAGACATGTCATCGGCTATGCACCCTCCCTTTTGCAACAGAAATATTGCAGCTCTGCCTTACTACACCAGAATCTACTTGATGCCCTTCTTGCCATTATCGTTTTTGGCTATGCTAATCATGTGGGCTAAGTCCAAGACGTTCTTGTACTCATTCTACGAGCTTAGGGATCGGTTGCACCAATCGTGGATTGTTCCAAGATTTGGTTTTCAG TACTTCTTGCCATTTGCTGCACAAGGCATCAATCAGCAGATTGAAGAGGCTATACTGAGGGCTAACAGATTGGGTGTTAAAGTTATTAGTCTCGCTGCTTTAAATAAG AATGAGGCTCTCAATGGAGGTGGAAGACTATTTGTTGACAAGCATCCCGACCTTAAGGTTCGAGTTGTCCACGGGAATACTTTAACAGCTGCAGTGATACTAAATGAGATCCCTGAGGATGTGACTGAGGTGTTTTTGACTGGAGCAACTTCAAAACTCGGAAGGGCTATTGCCCTTTATCTTTGCAGAAAAGGAGTTCGAGTTCTT ATGCTAACTCAATCAACCGAAAGATTTCGAAAAATTCAGAAAGAAGCACAAGCTGATCATCAGAAGTATCTAGTCCAAGTGACCAAGTACCAAGCAGCACAACATTGCAAG ACATGGATAGTTGGAAAGTGGATCACAGCAAGAGAGCAAAGGTTTGCCCCATCTGGAACTCATTTCCATCAATTTGTTGTCCCACCCGTGCTTCAGTTCAGAAGAGACTGCACTTATGGTGATCTTGCTGCTATGAAATTACCCGAAGACGTCGAAGGACTAGGATCTTGCGAG TATACGATGGGACGAGGGGTCGTCCACGCCTGCCACGCTGGCGGAGTTGTGCATTCGCTGGAAGGATGGACTCACCACGAAGTTGGGGCGTTGGAGGTGGACATGATAGATGTAGTATGGAAAGCAGCATTGAAGCATGGCTTGAAGCCAGTGtccaatataattatttaa